Part of the Candidatus Tanganyikabacteria bacterium genome, GGACCACCTGCCCAAGGGCGCTCCGCCGCCCAAGGGCCCGCCCCCGCCCCCTGGCCGCTTCGGCCGCGGCGGAGCGTAGGCGGGGCGGAGAGGCTGACGCTCGCGCCACGGTGCCCGCAGACTAGCAGGCTGCTGAAGCCGAAGCGCAGGATGAAGGAGGGTGGGGCCGGCCTCTGTGCCGGCCGAGTCAGCGCCATGCTGGCGCCGCGATCACTCCCCTTTGGCGCTCAGCATCTCCAGGGCCTGCAAGAAGACCTGGTAGGGCTGCGCACCCGAAATCGCCAGCCGGCCGTCGAAGACGAAGGTCGGTACGGCGCGGATGCCGATCTCCCGCGCCGCGGCCAGATCCTCGGCCACTTCGCCTCGGTGGCGGCGATCGGCGAGGGCCCTGGCGAGTTGAGCGCGATCCAGGCCCACGCCGGCGCCGAGATCCGCCAGCACGGCCGGATCGCCGATGTCTCCGCCTTCGCCGAAGTATGCGCGGAGAATGGCCTGGTGGA contains:
- a CDS encoding DsbA family oxidoreductase, whose product is MARDHDVVLRWRPFLLRPDIPPEGAWLHDILPADYLAQAEARLRAALEPTGLPFVRRDRVPNTMLAHEAARFAQEHGLGDAFHQAILRAYFGEGGDIGDPAVLADLGAGVGLDRAQLARALADRRHRGEVAEDLAAAREIGIRAVPTFVFDGRLAISGAQPYQVFLQALEMLSAKGE